A window from Tenacibaculum singaporense encodes these proteins:
- a CDS encoding cupin-like domain-containing protein — protein sequence MGLQLQQIDRVETITKEDFIKNYFKPQKPVVIERFIEDWPAYSKWSLDYMKEVAGDKTVPLYDDRPVDYKDGFNEPHATMKMSEYVDLLKREPTKFRIFLWNILKEVPQLQKDFTFPDFGLRLMKGLPMLFFGGRDSYTFMHYDIDLANIFHFHFEGKKRCILFDQKQNKFLYKIPHSLITREDIDFNDPDFEKWPALKNAKGHIAELEHGNVLYMPEGYWHYMRYVTPGFSMSLRAIARNPKNLGKAVYNVFVMRTIDNVMRRIKGQKWIDWKNEQAIVRTNKANNIAS from the coding sequence ATGGGATTACAGTTGCAACAAATAGACAGAGTAGAAACCATTACTAAAGAAGACTTTATTAAAAATTACTTCAAGCCTCAAAAACCTGTAGTTATTGAGCGTTTTATTGAAGATTGGCCAGCATATTCTAAATGGTCTTTAGATTATATGAAAGAAGTAGCAGGCGATAAAACAGTTCCTTTATATGATGATAGACCTGTAGATTATAAAGACGGTTTTAATGAACCTCACGCAACCATGAAAATGAGTGAATATGTAGATTTACTAAAACGTGAACCTACTAAGTTCAGAATTTTCTTATGGAATATTTTAAAGGAAGTACCTCAGTTACAAAAAGATTTTACTTTTCCTGATTTTGGTTTGCGCTTAATGAAAGGATTACCAATGCTATTCTTTGGCGGACGAGATTCTTATACTTTTATGCATTATGATATTGATTTAGCTAATATTTTCCACTTTCATTTTGAAGGGAAAAAGAGATGTATTTTGTTTGATCAAAAACAGAATAAGTTCTTGTATAAAATTCCTCATTCATTAATTACTCGTGAAGACATTGATTTTAATGATCCTGATTTTGAAAAGTGGCCCGCACTAAAAAATGCTAAAGGTCACATTGCTGAGCTTGAACATGGTAACGTATTGTATATGCCTGAAGGTTATTGGCACTATATGCGTTATGTTACCCCTGGTTTTTCAATGAGTTTACGTGCTATTGCTCGTAACCCTAAAAATTTAGGAAAGGCTGTTTATAATGTTTTTGTTATGCGTACAATAGATAATGTTATGCGTCGTATTAAAGGTCAAAAATGGATTGACTGGAAAAACGAACAGGCTATTGTTAGAACCAATAAAGCAAATAATATTGCATCATAA
- a CDS encoding membrane metalloprotease, producing the protein MRKKFFIVLLFSVLLWGCSTESESIINDGAEVVKENRKPTGASANDLLSDNVYKKMIVELAYVEGFEPTDEAKNNFKSFIEERTFKPNGVELYTKSIPATGKEVYTINDVVTIENQYRTYYNTQNTIAVWALFVNGKSSKDSDSSFVLGTAYYNTSFVIFEETIRELSNGTFEPERSLLESSVIHHEFGHILGLTNLGTPLQTDHEDADHPKHCNEESCLMYWAAETSHGIGNLFSSNQIPTLDSQCIADLQANGGR; encoded by the coding sequence ATGAGAAAAAAGTTTTTCATAGTTTTACTATTCAGTGTTTTGCTTTGGGGATGTTCTACAGAAAGTGAATCAATAATTAATGATGGTGCTGAGGTTGTAAAAGAGAATAGAAAGCCCACGGGAGCGTCAGCAAATGATTTGTTATCAGACAATGTCTATAAAAAAATGATTGTAGAATTAGCTTATGTTGAAGGGTTTGAACCAACTGATGAAGCAAAGAATAACTTTAAAAGCTTTATTGAAGAAAGAACTTTTAAACCAAACGGCGTAGAGTTATATACGAAATCAATACCTGCTACAGGAAAAGAAGTATACACAATCAATGATGTTGTAACGATTGAAAACCAGTATAGAACTTATTATAACACACAAAATACCATAGCGGTTTGGGCATTGTTTGTAAATGGTAAATCTTCAAAAGATTCCGATTCTTCTTTTGTTTTAGGTACTGCATACTATAATACGTCATTTGTAATTTTTGAAGAAACTATTAGAGAACTAAGCAATGGAACATTTGAGCCAGAAAGAAGCTTATTAGAGTCTAGTGTAATCCATCATGAATTCGGACATATTTTAGGACTTACAAATTTAGGAACCCCTTTACAAACAGACCATGAAGATGCAGATCATCCAAAACATTGTAACGAAGAAAGTTGTTTAATGTATTGGGCAGCAGAAACTAGTCATGGTATTGGGAACTTATTCTCATCAAATCAAATTCCAACACTAGATAGCCAATGTATAGCAGACTTACAAGCTAATGGTGGAAGGTAG
- a CDS encoding methyltransferase domain-containing protein: MELSETFWNNKYLHNKTGWDLGKISNPLKEYVDQLEDKNLRILIPGGGNSYEAEYLFNKGFKNVFVVDIASAPLKRIQNRVPSFPKENLIHADFFELKGTFDLIIEQTFFCAINPELRSKYAQKTHKLLVKKGKLVGLLFDAKLNEDHPPFGGSKQEYEDYFMPYFLGSMEPCYNSSGGRKGMELFVKKIKK; encoded by the coding sequence ATAGAGTTGTCAGAAACATTTTGGAACAATAAGTACTTACATAATAAAACAGGATGGGATTTAGGAAAAATATCTAACCCGTTAAAAGAATATGTTGATCAATTAGAAGATAAAAACCTCCGAATTTTAATACCTGGAGGAGGAAACTCATACGAAGCGGAGTATTTATTTAATAAAGGATTTAAGAATGTTTTTGTAGTTGATATTGCTTCAGCACCGTTAAAAAGAATTCAAAATAGGGTTCCTAGCTTCCCAAAGGAAAATTTAATTCACGCTGATTTTTTTGAGTTAAAAGGTACTTTTGATTTGATTATAGAACAGACTTTTTTCTGCGCTATCAATCCGGAGTTAAGATCAAAGTATGCACAAAAAACACATAAATTACTTGTTAAAAAAGGTAAACTAGTTGGATTGTTATTTGATGCTAAATTAAATGAAGATCATCCTCCTTTTGGAGGTAGTAAACAAGAATATGAGGATTATTTTATGCCTTATTTTTTAGGAAGTATGGAGCCCTGTTACAATTCATCAGGAGGTAGAAAAGGTATGGAGCTGTTTGTGAAAAAGATAAAAAAATAA
- a CDS encoding TonB-dependent receptor translates to MVNKKTTFLFLFLFSFAIKAQDIITKTLLKDVLVEIEKKHQVTFTYSDKDLESVYIAKPDDNLSLSETINYLESVTIFNFKVLDNRFITVSYLKKKIPVCGTIVDSNTLEPLVLATILVNNTSNGTTSNTNGKFNINSVPANANITISYVGYKPIILPAKDLFSQNLCKEIYLESLSEELSEVIISNFLTTGLQKNIDGSTVLKTKKFGILPGLIEPDILKTIKVLPGVESVNESVSNINVRGGTNDQNLMLWDGIKMYHTSHFFGLISAYNPYLTEKATVTKNGTSTKFSDGVSSTVNMQTNNKITDTFSGGAGFNLLSADAFLQAPITKKLGIHASARRSYTDFFDTPTYDKYFSRSFQENSIASNKENEASTDFYFYDYSFKVLYDINKNHSLRANLISIKNNLEYTEEYTNNGSTVEENSNLKQENLGANISWNANWSPKFSTEFSTFISDYTINSSDFNRETDQFQTQFNKVLESEIRLITNHHFSDVFQLTNGAVFNEIGVANKTTVNAPTFSKSVKEVLLKSALFSELVYRKNNTYARVGFRANYFHDFNKLIIEPRINLRQQLYNSLFLKLEGEFKNQTTAQKIDFQDNFLGIEKRRWILADNDKTPIIKSKQVSFGAEYSKNNLQIDLTGFYKFVNGITVANQGFYNNVQTLNSIGDYKIKGVEFLINKKTEKFSSWLSYTFAENNYTFKTFTPDTFPSSLDITHSFSSAINYNITNNFKLSLGAILRSGTPYTKPVKDNETIQDGNRVIVNYDTPNKERHSNFFRINASGSYNFNLSKNLKSTIRVGFTNISNRKNIINTYYVVDENNTDNAKEINTYALPFTPNISFRVNF, encoded by the coding sequence ATGGTCAATAAAAAAACTACTTTTTTATTTCTCTTCCTATTTTCCTTTGCTATCAAAGCACAGGACATTATTACCAAAACTTTACTGAAAGATGTCTTAGTTGAAATTGAAAAAAAGCATCAGGTAACTTTTACTTATTCCGATAAGGATTTAGAAAGTGTATACATTGCAAAACCTGATGATAACTTATCATTATCTGAAACTATAAACTACTTAGAGTCTGTTACTATCTTTAATTTTAAAGTTTTAGATAATCGGTTTATTACTGTATCATACTTAAAAAAGAAAATTCCTGTTTGTGGAACAATAGTAGACAGTAATACACTTGAACCATTGGTTTTAGCTACCATTTTAGTTAATAATACTAGTAATGGAACTACATCTAATACTAACGGTAAATTCAATATCAACTCAGTTCCTGCAAATGCAAACATTACTATTTCTTATGTTGGATACAAACCTATTATACTACCGGCCAAAGATTTATTCTCTCAAAACTTGTGTAAAGAAATATATCTAGAAAGTTTGTCAGAAGAGTTATCAGAAGTAATTATTTCTAACTTTTTAACTACTGGTCTCCAAAAAAACATTGATGGAAGCACTGTTTTAAAAACTAAAAAATTCGGAATTCTTCCAGGGTTAATAGAACCAGACATTTTAAAAACGATTAAAGTACTTCCTGGTGTAGAAAGTGTGAATGAAAGTGTATCGAACATTAATGTGCGAGGTGGAACAAACGATCAAAACTTAATGCTTTGGGATGGAATTAAGATGTACCACACGAGTCATTTTTTTGGTTTAATTTCTGCATATAACCCATATTTAACAGAAAAAGCGACAGTAACCAAAAATGGTACTAGCACAAAGTTTAGTGATGGTGTTTCCAGTACCGTCAACATGCAAACCAACAACAAAATTACTGACACATTCTCTGGAGGTGCTGGTTTTAATTTGCTAAGTGCAGACGCTTTTTTACAGGCTCCTATAACTAAAAAGCTAGGAATTCATGCTTCAGCAAGGAGATCTTATACAGATTTTTTTGATACCCCAACCTACGACAAATATTTTAGCAGAAGTTTTCAAGAAAACTCTATAGCTTCCAATAAAGAAAATGAAGCCTCTACTGATTTCTACTTCTATGATTACTCTTTTAAAGTGTTATATGACATCAATAAAAATCATTCATTAAGAGCTAATTTAATAAGTATAAAAAACAACTTAGAATACACAGAAGAATATACAAACAATGGTTCAACAGTAGAAGAAAACAGTAATTTAAAACAAGAGAATCTTGGAGCTAATATTAGCTGGAATGCCAATTGGTCGCCTAAATTTTCTACAGAATTCTCTACTTTTATTTCTGATTATACAATAAATTCATCAGACTTTAACAGAGAGACTGATCAATTTCAAACTCAATTTAACAAGGTTTTAGAGTCTGAAATTAGGCTTATTACTAATCATCATTTTTCAGATGTTTTTCAACTTACAAACGGTGCTGTTTTCAATGAAATAGGTGTTGCCAACAAAACAACGGTTAATGCTCCTACATTTTCCAAATCTGTAAAAGAAGTTTTACTTAAATCTGCTCTTTTTTCTGAGCTAGTTTATCGTAAGAATAACACTTATGCTAGAGTAGGTTTTCGTGCTAATTATTTTCACGATTTTAATAAACTTATCATAGAACCAAGGATTAACTTAAGACAACAACTTTATAATAGTCTATTTTTAAAATTAGAAGGAGAGTTTAAAAATCAAACAACTGCACAGAAGATAGATTTTCAAGATAACTTTTTAGGTATAGAAAAAAGAAGATGGATTTTGGCTGACAATGATAAAACGCCTATTATTAAAAGTAAACAAGTATCTTTTGGAGCAGAGTATTCAAAAAACAACCTACAAATAGATCTTACTGGATTTTATAAGTTTGTTAATGGTATTACTGTTGCCAATCAAGGTTTTTATAACAATGTTCAAACACTAAATTCTATAGGGGACTATAAGATAAAAGGTGTTGAATTTTTAATTAATAAAAAAACTGAAAAATTTAGCAGTTGGTTGAGTTACACCTTTGCTGAAAATAATTATACATTTAAAACTTTTACACCTGATACTTTTCCTAGTAGTTTAGATATTACACACTCTTTTAGTAGTGCTATTAACTATAACATTACCAATAATTTTAAGCTCTCTTTAGGTGCTATTTTACGTTCGGGCACACCATATACAAAACCTGTAAAAGACAATGAAACCATTCAAGATGGTAATAGAGTTATTGTAAATTATGATACTCCAAATAAAGAAAGACATTCTAATTTCTTCAGAATTAATGCTTCTGGAAGTTATAATTTTAACCTTTCAAAAAATCTAAAATCAACTATAAGAGTTGGCTTCACTAATATTAGCAATAGAAAAAATATTATAAATACCTATTATGTTGTTGATGAAAACAATACTGATAATGCTAAGGAGATAAATACTTACGCATTACCCTTTACACCAAATATTAGTTTTAGAGTTAATTTTTAA
- a CDS encoding RNA polymerase sigma factor, which produces MTKKSLCNEEDFNEFYKTNIQFVTNFSSYKSNDKDTALDLIQEAFLKMWEKCSEISYEKAKSYLFTSVNNLFLNKLKHEKVVLNYAKNAPYLDINNQSPEYLLEEEEFKTKLKNAIENLTEAEREVFLMNRIDGKKYREIAELLNISQKAVEKRMSSALKKLRSKIELL; this is translated from the coding sequence ATGACTAAAAAATCACTGTGTAATGAAGAAGACTTTAACGAGTTTTATAAAACTAATATTCAATTCGTTACCAACTTTTCATCTTATAAATCTAATGATAAAGATACTGCCCTAGATTTAATACAGGAAGCCTTTTTAAAAATGTGGGAAAAATGTTCAGAAATATCATATGAAAAAGCAAAATCGTACTTATTTACCAGTGTAAACAACCTTTTTTTAAACAAATTAAAGCATGAAAAAGTTGTTTTAAACTATGCTAAAAACGCTCCCTATTTGGATATTAATAACCAAAGTCCAGAATATCTATTAGAAGAAGAAGAATTTAAAACCAAATTAAAAAACGCTATTGAAAATTTAACAGAGGCTGAACGAGAGGTTTTTTTAATGAATAGAATAGACGGTAAAAAATATCGAGAAATTGCTGAGTTACTAAATATCTCGCAAAAAGCCGTTGAAAAAAGAATGTCTTCAGCATTAAAAAAACTAAGATCAAAAATAGAATTGTTATAA
- a CDS encoding TM2 domain-containing protein, which translates to MNVIDENGNTVPNQESKRIIAGVLGLIFGYLGIHKFVLGYTKEGIIQLIATFITCGFAGIIPFIEGIIYLTKSDEEFVEIYQVNHRGWF; encoded by the coding sequence ATGAATGTAATTGATGAAAATGGGAATACTGTTCCTAATCAAGAAAGTAAAAGAATTATTGCTGGTGTTTTAGGTTTAATTTTTGGATATTTAGGAATACATAAATTTGTATTAGGGTATACTAAAGAAGGAATTATACAGCTAATAGCTACTTTTATAACTTGTGGTTTCGCAGGAATTATTCCTTTTATTGAAGGAATCATCTATTTAACAAAATCTGATGAAGAGTTTGTAGAAATTTACCAAGTTAACCATAGAGGTTGGTTCTAA
- a CDS encoding FecR family protein, with protein MKDEQYILKWLNGEISDEELSLLKQDKNFKNLEKIAHYSSHIETPKVDIEKAFKEFELKKATTKKSKVVPLNYKNFYKYAAAVIVLLVSSYFLLFNNSVNFSTQYAETKTFNLPDESEVILNANSTVSFNKKDWKKSRDIQLKGEAFFKVKKGKSFTVNTSVGKVTVLGTQFNVKERKNYFEVKTYEGLVSINYNNSLIKLAKGKIFKVVNGKIDTLNTFNINNKSWLQDESNFKSTPLQFVLDDLQNQYGYVIKTKDVNLEQLYTGGFTHKDINVALQAVTIPLQLSYKIEEKNITIYKNGQ; from the coding sequence ATGAAAGATGAACAATACATATTAAAATGGTTAAACGGAGAAATCTCCGATGAAGAACTGTCTCTATTAAAGCAAGATAAAAACTTTAAAAATCTTGAAAAAATAGCGCATTACTCTTCTCACATAGAAACTCCTAAAGTGGATATTGAAAAGGCTTTTAAAGAGTTTGAATTGAAAAAAGCTACTACTAAAAAAAGCAAGGTTGTTCCATTAAACTACAAGAACTTTTATAAATATGCTGCCGCAGTTATTGTTTTACTAGTTTCTTCTTATTTCTTACTTTTCAATAATTCAGTAAACTTTAGTACGCAATATGCAGAAACAAAAACCTTTAACTTACCGGACGAATCTGAAGTGATTTTAAATGCAAATTCTACTGTATCATTCAACAAAAAGGATTGGAAAAAGAGCAGAGACATACAACTTAAAGGAGAAGCTTTTTTTAAAGTTAAAAAGGGAAAATCTTTTACCGTTAATACATCTGTTGGAAAAGTTACTGTTTTAGGAACCCAATTTAACGTTAAAGAAAGAAAGAATTATTTTGAAGTAAAAACCTACGAAGGTTTAGTTAGTATAAACTATAACAACTCATTAATTAAATTAGCTAAGGGAAAAATATTTAAGGTTGTAAATGGTAAAATTGACACTTTAAATACTTTTAATATTAATAATAAATCTTGGTTACAAGATGAGTCTAATTTTAAAAGTACTCCTTTACAATTTGTACTAGACGATTTACAAAACCAATATGGTTATGTTATAAAAACTAAGGATGTTAATTTAGAACAACTTTATACAGGTGGTTTTACCCATAAAGACATAAATGTAGCTTTGCAAGCTGTTACAATTCCTTTACAGTTATCATATAAAATAGAAGAAAAAAACATTACTATTTACAAGAATGGTCAATAA
- a CDS encoding porin family protein has translation MKKIQLVILFITMISASIVAQDSSKKSKAGIKGGYNLSAVSFDGDSETEQLHGFHIGFYGESFIGNNVSLQLELLYSQQGYKIIDGGGTYKQELDYINLPLMVKMYPSENFFLEVGPQIGLSIAHKETFDSGFILYDTSKEFNPRNFDWGLNFGGGFKTNSGVSLGVRYHLGLNDIYDEDKPKNRVWQFYIGFDF, from the coding sequence ATGAAAAAAATTCAGTTAGTAATATTGTTTATAACGATGATTAGTGCATCTATAGTTGCGCAAGATAGTAGTAAAAAGTCCAAAGCTGGTATTAAAGGTGGATATAACTTATCAGCTGTAAGTTTTGATGGAGATTCGGAAACAGAACAGCTACATGGATTTCATATAGGTTTTTATGGAGAGTCATTTATAGGAAATAATGTTTCACTTCAATTGGAATTACTATACTCACAACAAGGATATAAAATTATAGATGGAGGAGGTACTTATAAGCAGGAATTGGATTATATAAACCTTCCTTTAATGGTAAAAATGTATCCTTCCGAAAACTTTTTTTTAGAAGTAGGACCTCAAATAGGACTTTCAATAGCACATAAAGAAACCTTTGATAGTGGTTTTATACTGTATGACACTTCAAAAGAATTTAATCCTAGAAATTTTGATTGGGGATTGAATTTTGGTGGAGGTTTTAAAACAAATAGTGGAGTAAGTTTAGGAGTAAGGTACCATTTAGGATTGAATGATATTTACGATGAAGATAAACCCAAAAATAGAGTCTGGCAGTTTTATATAGGGTTTGACTTCTAA